From Pseudomonas sp. LS1212, the proteins below share one genomic window:
- the ccmD gene encoding heme exporter protein CcmD yields the protein MSFASFSDFLAMGHHGLYVWSAYGICLLVLAVNVAAPLLARRRYLQEEARRLRRESRK from the coding sequence ATGAGTTTCGCCTCGTTCAGTGATTTTCTGGCCATGGGACACCATGGCCTCTACGTCTGGTCGGCCTATGGCATCTGCCTGCTGGTACTGGCCGTCAACGTCGCCGCGCCGTTGCTGGCACGTCGTCGTTATCTGCAAGAAGAGGCGCGTCGTCTGCGCCGGGAGAGCCGCAAGTGA
- the ccmE gene encoding cytochrome c maturation protein CcmE yields the protein MNPLRKKRLFIILALLAGVGIALALALSALQQNINLFYTPTQIANGEAPLDTRIRAGGMVEKGSLQRSGDSLDVRFVVTDFSKSVTITYRGILPDLFREGQGIVALGKLNADGVVVADEVLAKHDEKYMPPEVTKALKDSGQSAPAPAPTPAKQG from the coding sequence GTGAATCCGCTGCGTAAAAAGCGTCTGTTTATCATTCTGGCTTTGCTGGCGGGGGTGGGTATTGCCCTGGCCCTGGCCCTGAGCGCCCTGCAGCAGAACATCAACCTATTCTACACCCCGACCCAGATCGCCAATGGCGAAGCGCCACTGGATACCCGCATCCGTGCCGGCGGCATGGTCGAGAAGGGCTCCCTGCAGCGCTCCGGCGACTCGCTGGACGTACGTTTCGTCGTCACCGACTTCAGCAAGTCGGTGACCATCACCTACCGTGGCATTCTCCCGGACCTGTTCCGCGAAGGGCAGGGCATTGTCGCCCTGGGCAAGCTCAACGCCGACGGCGTAGTGGTCGCCGACGAAGTCCTGGCCAAGCATGACGAGAAATACATGCCGCCGGAAGTGACCAAGGCGCTCAAGGACAGCGGCCAGTCCGCGCCGGCGCCAGCCCCTACACCCGCCAAGCAGGGTTGA
- a CDS encoding heme lyase CcmF/NrfE family subunit, which produces MIPELGHLAMILALCFAIVQAIVPLLGAWRGDRLWMSLAQPAAWGQFAFLAFAFGCLTYAFMVDDFSVAYVASNSNSALPWYYKFSAVWGAHEGSLLLWALILGGWTFAVSIFSRQLPQVMLARVLAVMGMISIGFLLFLIMTSNPFERLLPQAPMDGRDLNPLLQDIGLIVHPPMLYMGYVGFSVAFAFAIAALLGGRLDAAWARWSRPWTIVAWAFLGIGITLGSWWAYYELGWGGWWFWDPVENASFMPWLVGTALIHSLAVTEKRGVFKSWTVLLAIAAFSLSLLGTFLVRSGVLTSVHAFASDPARGVFILIFLLFVVGGSLTLFALRAPVVKSQVGFGLWSRETLLLGNNLVLVVAASMILLGTLYPLVLDALTGAKLSVGPPYFNALFIPLMGLLMVVMAVGVVVRWKDTPVKWLAGMLTPVLVGSAIIAPLCGLIVDDFDWPVLTTFALAAWIVLAGVRDILDKTRHKGLIKGMRGLNRSYWGMHVAHIGIAVCAMGVVLSSNNSAERDLRLAPGESMDLAGYHFIFDGAKHFEGPNFTSDKGTVRVIKDGREVSVLHPEKRLYTVQQSVMTEAGIDAGFTRDIYVALGEPLGEGAWAVRVHVKPFVRWIWFGGLLTGLGGLLAALDPRYRVKIKSRVRDVLGMSGATA; this is translated from the coding sequence ATGATTCCCGAGCTGGGTCACCTGGCCATGATCCTGGCGCTGTGCTTTGCCATCGTCCAGGCGATCGTGCCGCTGCTTGGCGCCTGGCGTGGCGACCGCTTGTGGATGAGCCTGGCGCAGCCCGCTGCCTGGGGGCAATTTGCCTTCCTCGCATTTGCCTTCGGCTGCCTGACCTACGCCTTTATGGTCGACGATTTTTCCGTCGCCTATGTGGCCAGCAACTCCAACAGTGCCTTGCCGTGGTACTACAAGTTCAGCGCGGTGTGGGGCGCCCATGAAGGCTCGCTGCTGCTCTGGGCCCTGATTCTCGGTGGCTGGACCTTCGCCGTGTCGATCTTCTCCCGGCAGTTGCCGCAGGTGATGCTGGCGCGGGTACTGGCCGTGATGGGCATGATCAGCATCGGTTTCCTGCTGTTCCTGATCATGACCTCCAACCCGTTCGAGCGCCTGTTGCCACAGGCGCCGATGGATGGTCGCGACCTCAATCCGTTGCTGCAGGACATCGGCCTGATCGTCCACCCACCGATGCTGTACATGGGTTACGTCGGGTTCTCGGTGGCATTCGCCTTTGCCATCGCCGCCTTGCTGGGCGGGCGTCTTGACGCGGCCTGGGCGCGCTGGTCGCGGCCCTGGACCATCGTCGCCTGGGCCTTTCTCGGCATCGGCATCACCCTGGGCTCCTGGTGGGCCTACTACGAATTGGGCTGGGGCGGCTGGTGGTTCTGGGACCCGGTCGAAAACGCCTCGTTCATGCCGTGGCTGGTCGGTACTGCGCTGATCCATTCGCTGGCCGTGACCGAAAAGCGCGGCGTGTTCAAGAGCTGGACCGTTTTGCTGGCCATTGCCGCGTTCTCGCTGAGCCTGCTGGGTACCTTCCTGGTCCGTTCCGGCGTCCTGACCTCGGTGCATGCCTTTGCTTCGGATCCTGCGCGCGGCGTGTTCATCCTGATCTTCCTGCTGTTCGTGGTCGGCGGCTCGCTGACCCTGTTCGCCCTGCGCGCGCCGGTGGTCAAGAGCCAGGTGGGCTTCGGCCTGTGGTCACGCGAAACGCTGCTGCTGGGCAACAACCTGGTGCTGGTGGTGGCGGCCTCGATGATTTTGCTCGGCACCCTGTACCCGCTGGTGCTCGATGCCCTGACCGGGGCCAAGCTGTCGGTCGGCCCGCCGTACTTCAACGCCTTGTTCATTCCGTTGATGGGGCTGTTGATGGTGGTCATGGCGGTCGGCGTGGTGGTGCGCTGGAAAGACACGCCGGTCAAATGGTTGGCGGGCATGCTGACCCCGGTGCTGGTCGGCAGCGCCATCATTGCGCCACTTTGTGGGCTGATCGTCGACGACTTCGATTGGCCGGTATTGACCACCTTCGCCCTGGCCGCGTGGATCGTGCTGGCTGGCGTGCGCGATATCCTCGACAAGACCCGCCACAAAGGCCTGATCAAGGGCATGCGCGGCCTGAACCGCAGCTACTGGGGCATGCACGTTGCGCACATCGGCATCGCCGTTTGCGCCATGGGCGTGGTGCTCTCGAGCAACAACAGCGCCGAACGTGACCTGCGCCTGGCGCCGGGCGAGTCGATGGACCTTGCCGGTTACCACTTCATCTTCGACGGTGCCAAACATTTCGAAGGGCCGAACTTCACCTCGGACAAGGGCACCGTGCGGGTCATCAAGGATGGCCGCGAAGTCAGCGTGCTGCACCCCGAGAAGCGCCTGTACACCGTGCAGCAGTCGGTCATGACTGAAGCCGGGATCGACGCCGGGTTTACCCGTGACATCTACGTGGCCCTCGGCGAGCCGCTGGGCGAGGGCGCCTGGGCGGTGCGGGTGCACGTCAAACCGTTCGTGCGCTGGATCTGGTTCGGTGGCCTGTTGACCGGCCTTGGCGGGCTGCTCGCAGCCCTCGACCCGCGTTATCGGGTCAAGATCAAAAGCCGTGTACGTGATGTCCTGGGCATGTCTGGAGCGACTGCATGA
- a CDS encoding DsbE family thiol:disulfide interchange protein, with translation MKRWIMVLPLALFLLVAVFLYRGLYLNPTELPSAMIGKPFPAFSLPAVQGDKTLTQADLLGKPALVNVWGTWCISCRVEHPVLNKLAERGVVIYGVNYKDDNAAALKWLSEFHNPYQLDIRDEQGTLGLDLGVYGAPETFLIDSKGVIRHKFVGVIDETVWREQLAGLYQGLVDEAKP, from the coding sequence ATGAAACGTTGGATCATGGTGTTGCCGCTGGCGCTGTTTCTGCTGGTGGCGGTGTTTCTCTATCGGGGCCTGTACCTGAACCCGACCGAATTGCCATCGGCGATGATCGGCAAGCCGTTCCCGGCGTTCTCCCTGCCTGCAGTGCAAGGCGACAAGACCCTGACCCAGGCCGACCTGCTCGGCAAGCCGGCACTGGTCAACGTCTGGGGGACCTGGTGCATTTCCTGCCGGGTCGAACACCCGGTGCTGAACAAGCTGGCCGAGCGGGGAGTGGTCATCTACGGCGTCAATTACAAGGATGACAACGCCGCGGCACTGAAGTGGCTGAGTGAATTCCACAACCCCTACCAGCTCGACATACGCGACGAGCAGGGCACCCTGGGCCTCGACTTGGGCGTCTACGGTGCACCGGAAACCTTCCTGATCGACAGCAAGGGGGTGATCCGGCACAAGTTCGTCGGCGTGATCGACGAAACCGTCTGGCGTGAACAACTGGCCGGCCTCTACCAGGGCCTGGTCGACGAGGCCAAACCATGA
- a CDS encoding cytochrome c-type biogenesis protein has protein sequence MRRWLVAAVLGLSLAGVAHAAIDTYEFANDAERERFRQLTKELRCPKCQNQDIADSNAPIAADLRREIFRMLGEGKDNQQIVDFMVDRYGDFVRYKPALDSRTWVLWFGPAGLLLGGVVLIAVIVRRRRSRRPEGATELSEAERQRLAKLLDKDQTHD, from the coding sequence ATGAGGCGCTGGCTCGTTGCCGCCGTCCTGGGCCTGAGCTTGGCGGGCGTGGCCCATGCGGCCATCGACACCTATGAGTTCGCCAACGACGCTGAACGCGAACGCTTTCGCCAGCTGACCAAAGAGCTGCGTTGCCCCAAGTGCCAGAACCAGGACATCGCCGATTCCAACGCGCCGATCGCCGCCGACCTGCGTCGCGAGATCTTCCGCATGCTGGGCGAAGGCAAGGACAATCAACAGATCGTCGACTTCATGGTCGACCGCTACGGTGATTTCGTGCGCTACAAGCCGGCGCTCGACTCGCGTACCTGGGTGCTCTGGTTCGGCCCGGCCGGGCTGCTGCTGGGCGGCGTCGTGCTGATTGCCGTGATTGTCCGGCGTCGTCGCAGCCGGCGTCCCGAGGGTGCCACCGAACTTTCCGAAGCGGAGCGTCAACGCCTCGCCAAACTGTTGGACAAAGACCAAACCCATGATTGA
- the ccmI gene encoding c-type cytochrome biogenesis protein CcmI: MIDFWLAAGLLLLVALSFLLIPVLRGRRAQQEEDRTALNVALYQERVAELQAEQDEGVLSSAQMDTGRAEAARELLADTEGADVARESRLGKPLPILAALLVPVLGLGLYLHFGASDKVELAREFAQAPKTMEEMTQRLERAVAAQPDSAEGLYFLGRTYMAQNRPADAAKIFERTLAVAGRQPELLGQLAQAQYFANGKKWNPQIQALTHEALKADPKEATSLGLLGIAAFEGERYQQAIDYWKRLLEVLPADDASRPALEGGINRASEKLQASGGKVETAPAVAAKGEVRLKVRVELSAELKAKVQPGDSVFIFARASSGPPMPLAAKRLTVADLPVEVELSDADAMMPQLKLSSFPEVQLVARISRAGQPTKGEWIGRSKPLASSTTAQQHLTIDSPDL, translated from the coding sequence ATGATTGATTTCTGGCTCGCTGCAGGCCTGCTGTTGCTGGTAGCCCTGAGTTTTTTGCTGATTCCCGTCTTGCGTGGCCGTCGTGCCCAGCAGGAAGAAGACCGTACCGCGTTGAACGTTGCCCTTTATCAGGAGCGTGTGGCCGAGTTGCAGGCCGAGCAGGACGAAGGGGTGCTCAGCAGCGCGCAAATGGACACGGGGCGCGCCGAGGCCGCGCGTGAATTGCTTGCCGACACCGAAGGCGCCGATGTTGCGCGCGAATCGCGTCTGGGCAAGCCGTTGCCGATTCTCGCGGCACTGCTGGTACCGGTGCTGGGCTTGGGCCTGTACCTGCATTTCGGTGCCAGCGACAAGGTCGAACTGGCCCGCGAGTTCGCCCAGGCGCCCAAGACCATGGAAGAAATGACCCAGCGCCTGGAGCGCGCCGTCGCCGCCCAGCCGGACTCGGCCGAAGGTCTGTACTTCCTGGGCCGCACCTACATGGCCCAGAACCGTCCAGCCGATGCGGCGAAAATCTTCGAACGCACCCTGGCCGTGGCGGGTCGCCAGCCTGAGCTGCTGGGGCAATTGGCCCAGGCCCAGTATTTCGCCAACGGCAAGAAATGGAACCCGCAGATCCAGGCGCTGACCCACGAAGCCCTCAAGGCCGACCCCAAGGAGGCCACCAGCCTCGGTCTGCTGGGCATCGCCGCGTTCGAGGGCGAGCGTTACCAGCAAGCCATCGACTATTGGAAACGCCTGTTGGAGGTATTGCCGGCCGACGACGCTTCGCGGCCTGCCCTTGAAGGCGGCATCAACCGGGCCAGCGAGAAACTGCAGGCCAGTGGCGGCAAGGTTGAAACGGCGCCAGCCGTTGCAGCGAAGGGCGAAGTTCGGCTCAAGGTCCGCGTCGAGCTGAGCGCCGAGCTCAAGGCCAAGGTCCAGCCGGGTGACAGCGTGTTCATTTTCGCCCGCGCAAGCTCGGGCCCGCCCATGCCGCTGGCGGCCAAGCGCCTGACGGTCGCCGATTTGCCGGTCGAAGTCGAGCTGAGCGATGCCGACGCAATGATGCCGCAATTGAAACTGTCGAGCTTTCCTGAAGTCCAACTGGTGGCGCGCATCTCGCGTGCTGGCCAGCCGACCAAGGGTGAGTGGATCGGTCGCAGCAAACCGCTGGCCAGCAGCACCACGGCGCAGCAACACCTGACCATCGACAGCCCGGATTTGTAA
- a CDS encoding GFA family protein: MEQTIEKQGRCLCGAVEFSLSLRHPTFGACHCSMCRKWGGGPLLTVDTDIPVQYTRQDQIQVYSSSDWAERGFCATCGSHLFYRLKQSGFYAVPVGLLDEPEDLTFDLQVFIDEKPSAYCFSNQTKTMTGKEVAALFSQQ; the protein is encoded by the coding sequence ATGGAACAAACCATCGAAAAGCAAGGCCGTTGCCTTTGCGGCGCCGTCGAGTTTTCGCTCAGCCTCAGACACCCGACCTTTGGCGCCTGCCACTGCAGCATGTGCCGCAAGTGGGGCGGTGGGCCGCTGTTGACCGTCGACACCGATATCCCGGTGCAGTACACCCGCCAGGACCAGATCCAGGTCTATTCTTCTTCCGATTGGGCCGAACGCGGCTTCTGTGCCACCTGCGGCAGCCATCTGTTCTATCGTCTCAAGCAGAGCGGGTTTTATGCGGTGCCGGTCGGCCTGCTTGATGAACCCGAGGACCTGACCTTCGACCTGCAGGTGTTCATCGACGAAAAACCGTCCGCTTATTGCTTCTCCAATCAGACTAAAACCATGACGGGAAAGGAGGTCGCGGCTTTGTTCAGCCAGCAATGA
- a CDS encoding adenosine-specific kinase, which yields MQLTTVKVDKPDETNFILGQAHFIKTVEDLHEALVAAVPGIKFGLAFCEASGQCLVRWSGTDPAMIELAQNNATALAAGHSFIIFLGDGFYPLNVLNTVKAVPEVCRIFCATANPTEVIVAQTTQGRGILGVVDGFSPKGLEGDDDIAWRKTLLRKIGYKL from the coding sequence ATGCAATTGACTACAGTGAAAGTCGACAAGCCGGATGAGACCAACTTCATCCTGGGCCAGGCGCACTTCATCAAGACTGTCGAGGACCTCCATGAAGCGTTGGTGGCGGCCGTGCCCGGCATCAAGTTCGGCCTGGCATTTTGCGAGGCTTCCGGCCAGTGCCTGGTGCGCTGGTCCGGCACGGACCCGGCCATGATCGAACTTGCCCAGAACAACGCGACGGCCCTGGCTGCCGGGCATAGTTTCATCATTTTTCTAGGGGACGGCTTTTACCCGCTCAATGTGTTGAACACCGTCAAGGCCGTGCCCGAGGTCTGTCGTATTTTCTGCGCAACGGCCAACCCCACCGAAGTGATTGTTGCGCAGACGACGCAGGGGCGGGGAATCCTGGGCGTGGTCGATGGGTTCTCGCCGAAGGGGCTGGAGGGCGACGACGACATTGCATGGCGCAAGACCTTGCTGAGGAAGATCGGCTACAAGCTTTGA
- a CDS encoding group II truncated hemoglobin, whose product MSSSIPFGVGDASYQAAGGIDGLRRLVDDFYRLMDELPAAAELRRMHPASLEPARDKLACFLSGWLGGPKLYSEKYGAISIPAFHAQWPIDEAGSGAWLNCMEQAIALQGYPADFAEYLLAQLRVPAQRVVQASANRHGQR is encoded by the coding sequence GTGAGCAGCAGTATCCCTTTCGGCGTTGGCGATGCCTCCTACCAGGCAGCAGGCGGCATCGACGGCCTGCGTCGGCTGGTCGACGACTTCTACCGGCTCATGGATGAACTGCCCGCAGCGGCCGAGCTGCGTCGCATGCATCCGGCCAGCCTTGAGCCAGCGCGCGACAAGTTGGCCTGTTTTCTCAGCGGTTGGCTGGGTGGCCCGAAACTCTACAGCGAGAAGTACGGTGCCATCTCGATTCCGGCCTTCCATGCGCAGTGGCCTATCGATGAAGCCGGCAGTGGCGCCTGGTTGAATTGCATGGAGCAGGCCATCGCGCTGCAAGGCTACCCGGCGGATTTCGCCGAGTACCTGCTGGCCCAGTTACGGGTGCCTGCGCAGCGTGTGGTTCAGGCCAGTGCCAACCGTCATGGGCAGCGTTAG
- a CDS encoding potassium transporter Kup, with protein sequence MLVAAVGVVYGDIGTSPLYTLKEVFAGHYGVQANHDGVLGVLSLIFWSLIWVVSIKYVLFILRADNQGEGGIMALTALARRAATPFPQLSKILVLLGLFGAALFYGDSMITPAISVLSAVEGLQLAFDGIEHWVVPLSVVVLVALFLIQKHGTARIGILFGPVMVLWFLVLGALGIYGILQRPEVLQALNPAWAVQFFIVHPGIGVAILGAVVLALTGAEALYADMGHFGRKPIARAWFILVLPGLVLNYFGQGALILGNPEAVRNPFYLLAPNWALLPMVGLSTLATIIASQAVISGAFSLTRQAIQLGYVPRMFIQHTSSQEKGQIYIGMVNWALMVGVVFLVIGFESSSALAAAYGVAVTGTMLITTLLASAVVLLLWKTPRWLAIPMLLGFLVVDSFYFAANAPKIFQGGAFPVIAGIALFTLMTTWKRGRRIIVERLDETTLPLPLFISSIGAQPPHRVQGTAVFLTARADAVPHALLHNLLHNQVLHEQVVLLTVVSEDSPRVPADRRFEVEAYGEGFFRVNLHFGFIEEPDIPVALSLCHLSDLDFSPMRTTYFLSRETVVPTKRIGMARWRETLFAFLLKNANSNLKYFNLPLNRVIELGTQVEM encoded by the coding sequence ATGCTGGTTGCAGCCGTGGGTGTGGTGTATGGCGACATTGGCACCAGCCCGCTTTACACCCTCAAGGAGGTGTTCGCCGGGCACTATGGAGTGCAGGCCAACCATGATGGTGTGCTCGGTGTACTTTCGCTGATTTTCTGGTCGCTGATCTGGGTGGTCTCGATCAAGTATGTGCTGTTTATCCTGCGCGCCGACAACCAGGGCGAGGGCGGCATCATGGCCTTGACGGCCCTGGCCCGTCGCGCCGCTACGCCCTTTCCGCAACTGAGTAAAATACTGGTCTTGCTGGGTTTGTTCGGTGCTGCGCTGTTCTATGGTGACAGCATGATCACCCCGGCTATCTCGGTACTTTCCGCTGTCGAGGGGCTGCAGCTTGCGTTCGATGGGATAGAGCACTGGGTTGTCCCCTTGTCCGTGGTGGTTCTGGTGGCTCTGTTCCTGATCCAGAAACACGGTACCGCACGGATCGGCATCCTGTTCGGCCCGGTCATGGTGCTTTGGTTTTTGGTACTCGGCGCCCTGGGAATCTACGGTATCCTGCAACGTCCCGAAGTGCTGCAAGCACTCAACCCCGCTTGGGCAGTGCAATTTTTCATCGTTCATCCGGGGATTGGCGTGGCCATTCTCGGCGCCGTAGTGCTCGCACTGACAGGCGCAGAAGCACTGTATGCAGACATGGGCCACTTCGGCCGCAAGCCGATTGCTCGCGCCTGGTTCATCCTGGTACTGCCAGGCCTGGTGTTGAATTACTTCGGCCAGGGCGCCTTGATCCTGGGAAATCCTGAGGCTGTGCGCAACCCTTTCTATCTCCTGGCGCCGAACTGGGCGCTCTTGCCGATGGTCGGGCTCTCTACGCTGGCAACCATCATCGCCTCGCAAGCGGTGATTTCCGGGGCCTTTTCCCTGACTCGCCAAGCCATTCAGCTTGGCTATGTACCGCGTATGTTCATCCAGCATACCTCCAGCCAGGAGAAGGGGCAGATTTACATAGGCATGGTTAACTGGGCACTGATGGTGGGCGTCGTGTTTCTGGTAATCGGCTTCGAATCTTCCAGTGCACTGGCCGCAGCGTACGGGGTTGCCGTGACGGGCACCATGTTGATAACCACACTACTGGCATCGGCGGTGGTCCTGCTGCTCTGGAAAACGCCTCGCTGGCTGGCGATTCCGATGCTGCTCGGTTTTCTGGTGGTGGACAGCTTCTATTTCGCGGCCAATGCGCCGAAGATTTTTCAAGGCGGTGCCTTTCCCGTCATCGCCGGCATTGCGCTGTTCACGCTGATGACGACCTGGAAACGCGGCCGCAGGATCATTGTCGAGCGGCTGGACGAGACCACTCTTCCACTTCCTCTGTTCATCAGCAGCATCGGTGCACAGCCCCCGCATCGCGTACAAGGCACCGCCGTGTTCCTGACTGCCCGGGCGGACGCTGTCCCGCATGCGCTGTTGCACAACCTGCTGCATAACCAGGTTTTGCACGAACAGGTGGTGTTGCTCACCGTGGTGTCCGAAGACAGCCCTCGCGTCCCTGCGGATCGGCGCTTCGAGGTCGAAGCTTATGGCGAAGGCTTCTTCCGGGTGAACCTGCACTTTGGCTTTATCGAGGAGCCTGACATACCGGTAGCATTGAGCCTCTGTCACTTGAGTGACCTGGATTTCAGCCCGATGCGTACCACCTATTTCCTGAGCCGCGAGACGGTTGTCCCGACCAAGCGCATCGGCATGGCGCGCTGGCGAGAAACGCTGTTCGCCTTTCTGTTGAAGAATGCCAACAGCAACCTGAAGTACTTCAACCTGCCGTTGAATCGGGTGATCGAGCTGGGCACTCAGGTCGAAATGTAA
- a CDS encoding glutathione S-transferase family protein produces the protein MLEETGLAYEPHRVAFDTNDQLSREFLSLNPNNKIPAIIDPDGPGGEPLPLFESGAILLYLAEKSGQLLPQDPAARYQTIQWLMFQMGGIGPMFGQLGFFNKFAGKDYQDKRPRDRYVEESRRLLNVLNQQLENREWLMGDTYTIADIATFPWVRNLINFYEAGELVGIDNFPNVTGTLERFLARPAVVRGLTIPAAD, from the coding sequence ATGCTCGAAGAAACCGGGCTGGCCTACGAGCCCCATCGGGTCGCCTTCGATACCAACGACCAGCTGTCACGGGAGTTCCTGTCGCTCAACCCCAACAACAAGATCCCGGCCATCATTGACCCCGACGGCCCCGGCGGCGAACCGCTGCCGCTGTTCGAGTCCGGTGCGATTTTGCTGTACCTCGCCGAAAAGAGCGGCCAACTGTTGCCGCAAGACCCCGCCGCCCGTTACCAGACCATCCAGTGGCTGATGTTCCAAATGGGCGGGATCGGGCCGATGTTTGGCCAGCTCGGCTTCTTCAATAAATTTGCCGGCAAGGATTACCAAGACAAGCGCCCGCGTGACCGTTACGTCGAAGAATCCCGGCGCCTGCTCAATGTCCTGAATCAACAACTGGAAAACCGCGAATGGCTCATGGGCGATACCTACACCATCGCCGACATCGCCACCTTCCCCTGGGTTCGCAACCTGATCAATTTCTACGAGGCGGGAGAACTGGTGGGGATCGACAACTTCCCCAACGTCACCGGCACGCTCGAGCGGTTCCTGGCGCGACCTGCGGTGGTGCGCGGGCTGACGATTCCGGCGGCTGATTGA
- a CDS encoding bacteriocin immunity protein, which produces MKLKTNLADYTEQEFKALIKAIDDSGTEEERGVLVEHFNKVVPHPAGSDLLYYPEDGTDESPDGVVQIIQAWCLANGLPGFKPRF; this is translated from the coding sequence ATGAAGCTGAAGACCAACCTTGCGGATTACACTGAACAGGAATTCAAAGCCCTGATCAAAGCTATCGACGATTCGGGAACTGAGGAGGAACGAGGCGTGCTAGTAGAACATTTCAACAAAGTAGTGCCTCACCCAGCAGGATCGGATCTTCTTTATTACCCAGAAGACGGTACTGATGAGTCACCTGACGGTGTCGTGCAGATAATTCAGGCTTGGTGCTTGGCCAACGGTTTACCGGGCTTTAAACCGCGCTTCTGA
- a CDS encoding IS3 family transposase (programmed frameshift) produces MTNSNDKSGELLGQERRRRWSPEQKLAMVRESLEPGQSVSVVARRNGINANQLFLWRKLYQDGSLSAVSAGEAVVPASELSDALKQIRELQRMLGKKTMEAEILKEAVEIARSRKLDCALTLVAGGRPVKRVSECLGVARSQLTVRIKQSALPKVRRNRPVDDAELVVEIQQQVSELPSYGYRRVWGLLRRAREIQLLPAINVKRVYRVMRDHNLLLERRLKQPGVPRRHEGHIAVKTSDTRWCSDGFEFRCEDGAKLSVTFALDCCDREAIGWVASPTGYSGDDIRDLMLESVEKRFGDQLPATPVQWLSDNGSAYTAEQTRLFARQIGLQPVTTPVRSPQSNGMAESFVKTIKRDYVAHMPKPDRETALRNLAIAFEHYNEQHPHSALKYRSPREFRRLAAASI; encoded by the exons ATGACTAACAGCAACGATAAGAGTGGGGAGCTTTTGGGTCAGGAGCGGCGGCGCCGCTGGAGCCCGGAGCAAAAACTGGCCATGGTTCGCGAGAGTCTTGAGCCAGGGCAAAGCGTTTCGGTGGTGGCTCGGCGCAACGGTATCAATGCCAACCAGCTGTTCCTGTGGCGCAAGCTGTACCAGGATGGCAGCCTGTCGGCGGTCAGTGCTGGCGAAGCCGTGGTGCCTGCCTCCGAGCTGAGCGATGCGCTCAAGCAGATCCGTGAACTGCAACGGATGCTGGGCAAGAAAACGATGGAAGCAGAAATCCTCAAAGAGGCTGTGGAGATCGCCCGGTCGCGAAAAT TGGATTGCGCACTCACCCTTGTTGCCGGGGGACGACCAGTGAAGCGGGTCAGCGAATGTCTCGGTGTGGCGCGCTCGCAATTAACGGTTCGAATCAAGCAATCAGCCTTGCCCAAGGTACGGCGAAACAGGCCCGTGGACGACGCTGAACTGGTGGTTGAAATCCAGCAACAGGTCAGCGAGCTGCCCAGCTATGGCTACCGTCGTGTCTGGGGATTACTGCGTCGCGCACGTGAAATCCAGTTGCTGCCCGCGATCAACGTGAAGCGGGTTTACCGGGTCATGCGTGATCACAATCTGCTGCTTGAGCGTCGACTCAAACAGCCCGGCGTGCCACGTCGACACGAAGGCCATATTGCCGTGAAAACCAGTGATACGCGTTGGTGCTCGGACGGCTTTGAGTTCCGTTGCGAGGACGGCGCCAAACTGAGCGTGACCTTCGCCCTGGACTGCTGTGATCGCGAAGCCATCGGCTGGGTCGCCAGTCCAACGGGATACAGCGGGGATGATATCCGTGACTTGATGCTGGAGAGCGTGGAAAAGCGCTTTGGCGACCAACTGCCCGCCACGCCGGTGCAATGGCTAAGCGATAACGGTTCGGCCTATACCGCCGAACAGACGCGCCTGTTTGCTCGGCAGATCGGTTTGCAACCGGTGACCACGCCAGTACGCAGCCCGCAGAGCAACGGCATGGCTGAGAGCTTCGTGAAGACGATCAAGCGTGATTACGTGGCGCATATGCCCAAGCCGGATCGAGAAACGGCGCTACGCAACCTGGCAATTGCCTTCGAGCATTACAACGAGCAGCATCCGCACAGCGCCCTGAAATATCGCTCGCCGAGGGAGTTCAGGCGCTTGGCCGCAGCATCAATTTAA